From the genome of Dickeya aquatica, one region includes:
- a CDS encoding GIN domain-containing protein: MRALLCSALVLLPLTVACSPTNQQNVDLPSFTTLDVSRGLSVTLVCGKGNRVEASARQDVLEKLVIRPQGQSLVIENQSSDDSILRSHSADVTITVDAPINTLIAQAGVKVTVPACAVSPEKFTVNGSMGTAIHVAGKTQQLDLSLAMGASFNTDETAFSAQSAVVNIAMGVDARLCQVEQLSGTLTTGARVRVGPQTRVQTSSSIASLIERSGC, encoded by the coding sequence ATGAGAGCGTTGCTTTGTTCCGCGCTGGTGCTGCTGCCATTGACGGTCGCCTGTTCACCAACGAATCAGCAAAATGTGGATTTGCCCTCCTTTACGACACTGGATGTCAGCCGAGGCTTAAGCGTCACTCTGGTTTGCGGCAAGGGAAACCGCGTGGAGGCCAGCGCCAGACAGGATGTACTGGAAAAGCTGGTCATCCGCCCCCAGGGACAAAGCCTGGTGATTGAAAATCAGTCCAGTGATGACAGCATCCTGCGTAGTCACAGCGCCGATGTCACCATCACGGTGGATGCCCCCATCAATACCCTGATAGCGCAAGCAGGCGTCAAAGTCACCGTCCCTGCCTGTGCCGTCTCGCCAGAAAAATTTACCGTCAATGGCAGTATGGGCACAGCCATTCATGTGGCGGGTAAAACGCAGCAACTTGATCTGTCGCTGGCTATGGGGGCGTCTTTTAATACCGACGAAACCGCCTTCTCGGCACAGAGCGCCGTGGTCAACATCGCCATGGGAGTGGACGCCCGGCTGTGTCAGGTCGAACAACTCAGCGGTACGCTCACCACCGGAGCCCGCGTGCGCGTCGGGCCACAAACGCGTGTTCAGACCAGCAGCAGCATTGCCAGCCTGATAGAGCGCTCAGGCTGCTAA
- a CDS encoding sensor histidine kinase — protein sequence MSKLDSSFEPPHLLSFNVAAIAGLLGYLLLWLFPDQSVYLKLLTVFIIFLCLIYSSFTFSERLNAKIHVVSNLLEALEQENFSLRGVTKGKGAFDNLIRQINQLSGAMARSRQQQKETYYVLHKVISNINISVFALDAQRHIIWCNEAAAALVNKPLSLLVGQPAAEFGLEGLLQQASGAEPVDWRFPGTRGMFQIRHDSFIEDGRQNHLLFISDVSKLLRNEEQKTWQNLLRVISHEINNSLTPIASLSQTLLHVFRKDNQHPAAADLINGMEIINNRARELITFVGSYRQLNRLPPANKQPCDITGLIMQMASLFPQRQLVFYGESPLVVPLDANQMQQMLINLLKNADEAMEPGGGEILLRWKVMARQLHLEIIDQGKGVANIENLFVPFYTTKTHGSGIGLILCRQIVEGHDGHLTLENRKDAEGCVVNIFLPLG from the coding sequence ATGAGTAAACTCGACTCCTCTTTTGAGCCACCTCACCTGTTGTCATTCAATGTTGCGGCGATCGCGGGTTTGCTGGGGTATTTATTGCTCTGGTTATTTCCCGATCAGTCGGTATACCTGAAGCTACTGACGGTATTTATTATTTTTCTGTGCCTTATCTACAGTAGCTTTACGTTTTCCGAGCGGCTCAACGCGAAAATTCACGTCGTTTCTAACCTGTTGGAAGCGCTGGAGCAGGAGAACTTCAGCCTGCGCGGTGTGACGAAAGGCAAAGGGGCGTTTGATAACCTGATCCGCCAAATTAACCAGCTTTCCGGTGCGATGGCGCGCAGTCGCCAGCAGCAGAAAGAAACTTATTATGTGCTGCACAAGGTGATTTCCAACATCAATATCAGTGTGTTCGCGCTGGACGCACAGCGGCATATCATCTGGTGTAACGAGGCAGCGGCGGCACTGGTGAATAAACCGCTGTCGCTGCTGGTCGGGCAACCGGCGGCGGAATTTGGCCTGGAGGGGTTGTTGCAGCAAGCATCCGGTGCCGAGCCGGTTGACTGGCGTTTTCCCGGTACGCGCGGCATGTTCCAGATTCGTCACGACTCATTTATCGAAGACGGGCGGCAAAATCACCTGCTGTTTATCAGCGATGTCAGCAAGTTGTTACGCAACGAGGAGCAGAAAACCTGGCAAAACCTGTTGCGGGTGATTAGCCACGAAATCAATAACTCGCTCACACCCATCGCTTCGCTCAGTCAGACCTTATTGCATGTGTTCCGTAAGGATAACCAGCATCCGGCGGCGGCAGATTTGATTAACGGCATGGAAATTATCAATAACCGCGCCCGTGAACTGATTACGTTTGTCGGCAGTTATCGCCAGTTAAACCGGCTGCCGCCTGCGAACAAGCAACCTTGCGATATTACCGGGCTGATTATGCAAATGGCTTCGCTGTTCCCGCAGCGCCAGTTGGTTTTTTATGGTGAGTCGCCGCTGGTAGTGCCGCTTGATGCCAATCAGATGCAGCAAATGTTGATTAATTTGCTCAAGAATGCCGATGAAGCCATGGAGCCCGGCGGCGGTGAGATCCTGTTACGCTGGAAGGTGATGGCTCGCCAACTGCATCTTGAAATTATCGATCAAGGCAAAGGGGTGGCAAATATTGAGAACCTGTTTGTGCCGTTTTATACCACCAAAACGCACGGCAGTGGTATTGGCCTTATTCTGTGTCGCCAGATTGTTGAAGGGCATGACGGGCACCTGACGCTGGAGAACCGTAAAGATGCCGAAGGGTGCGTCGTTAATATCTTCTTGCCACTGGGATGA
- a CDS encoding sigma-54-dependent transcriptional regulator — MTDKQHILIVDDDAHILASLQMLLSMEGYQVTLSSSVDQVPVQLSQHDFDLILMDMNYQRDTTSGQEGLLLLEDIKRYDEYLPVVAMTGWGSVDIAVSAMRAGAVDFIQKPWDNERLLNVIRQQISFSRSQRSGKRLKEENTLLKLELEDTFNGEWVVESAPMKQLMRIVEQVAATETNILILGENGTGKSLLARIIHQFSPRREESMVSVNMGCINENLFESEMFGHVKGAFTDARESRVGRFELADKGTLFLDEIGNLPLSQQSKLLRILEERSFERVGSSRTLKTHCRIIAATNAELSARVAEGAFRQDLYYRLNTIELRVPSLAERREDILPLALNFIDRYAKKYNKPAPVLSASGQSALYGYHWPGNIRELSHLLERAVLLCGSARLNSDDIFPSLPTASPKVATTELALSADATLADIEERLLCQRMAKFDGNAIKAAHSLGLSRSAFYRRLEKYKINHE, encoded by the coding sequence ATGACGGATAAGCAGCATATCCTCATTGTCGATGATGACGCACACATTCTGGCCAGCCTACAGATGTTGCTGTCCATGGAAGGGTATCAGGTGACGCTCTCTTCTTCAGTTGATCAGGTTCCTGTTCAGTTATCCCAGCATGATTTTGATTTGATTCTGATGGATATGAATTACCAGCGTGATACCACGTCGGGTCAGGAGGGGTTACTGCTGCTGGAGGACATTAAACGCTACGACGAATACCTGCCGGTGGTGGCGATGACTGGCTGGGGAAGCGTTGATATTGCCGTCAGCGCAATGCGGGCCGGCGCAGTGGATTTTATTCAGAAACCCTGGGACAACGAGCGGTTACTGAATGTGATTCGTCAGCAAATCTCGTTTAGCCGTAGCCAGCGTTCTGGCAAACGGCTAAAAGAGGAAAATACGCTGCTTAAGCTGGAGCTGGAAGATACCTTCAACGGTGAGTGGGTGGTGGAATCCGCACCGATGAAACAGTTGATGCGTATTGTCGAGCAGGTTGCCGCCACGGAAACCAATATTCTTATTCTTGGTGAGAATGGTACGGGAAAAAGCCTGCTGGCACGTATCATTCATCAGTTCTCGCCGCGCCGTGAGGAGAGCATGGTGTCGGTGAATATGGGGTGTATCAACGAGAATTTGTTTGAAAGTGAGATGTTTGGTCATGTCAAAGGCGCATTTACCGATGCGCGGGAAAGCCGGGTTGGGCGCTTTGAGCTGGCTGATAAGGGAACGTTATTTCTTGATGAAATTGGCAATCTGCCACTGAGCCAGCAAAGTAAGCTACTGCGGATTTTAGAAGAACGCAGCTTTGAGCGTGTCGGGTCATCACGTACGCTGAAAACCCACTGCCGTATTATTGCCGCCACCAATGCCGAATTGTCGGCCAGAGTGGCAGAAGGGGCTTTTCGGCAAGATTTGTACTACCGGCTTAATACCATCGAATTGCGGGTACCCTCACTGGCGGAGCGGCGAGAGGATATTCTGCCGCTGGCGTTGAACTTCATTGACCGGTATGCCAAAAAATACAATAAACCGGCACCGGTGCTCAGTGCGTCGGGGCAGTCTGCTTTGTATGGCTATCACTGGCCGGGAAATATTCGTGAACTCAGCCACCTGCTGGAGAGAGCGGTGCTGCTGTGTGGCTCCGCGCGCTTAAACAGTGATGACATCTTTCCCTCGCTGCCGACGGCATCACCCAAAGTGGCGACGACGGAACTGGCGCTGTCGGCTGATGCAACGCTTGCTGATATTGAAGAGCGACTATTGTGCCAGCGTATGGCGAAGTTTGATGGTAATGCTATCAAAGCCGCCCATTCGCTGGGACTGAGCCGCAGCGCGTTTTACCGACGACTGGAAAAATACAAGATTAACCATGAGTAA
- a CDS encoding ADOP family duplicated permease: MNFWFDIRYALRLLLKSPGFSVLTITVMACGLGLALYMYSVINTIMYKTLPYPKGEGMVMVTPKMDSEALNDAGINFLDYQYIRQKMTGLTDVSYFHAEYVDMKDSEKSARYIAVYNTPEMFSYTGVSPFMGRAFSSQDMQSDAEHVAVISYVLWQSYFNGRSDILNQIIKINGNSTRIIGVMPKGFAFPFYHDLWLPSHLEPVQFSAREQAPEVFVFGRLARNVNAEVANAELDGLMQDIARQYPVINKGISAKVLTFQESFTGEETAQTFFVMLSAVGFILLLACFNVGNLLLARSNQRSREIAIRVALGSPTSRLVMQMLWESLIISSVAGVIGVLLASWGLEITNYIFPKFVPNKVPVWWHLSLDGNVILDAVILIITTSLITSALPAWKIANGKFAYALRDGANSDQGRRVGRFSRTLVIVEVALSCSILCISVLLLLLVMRATRADYGVPIDSFLVAKITVDKDSYPDDQSRQRLYLNLMNQVSAMPGVQAAALTSSAPGQFTLPHQIVTEDRTVSGQEAQAYSLVNDVRVMPGSLAAIGVKLASGRAFSHTDTDDTLPVAVVSESFANKYWPHEKNVIGKRLRFRDGDDYRWFTVVGVVSHVIHGRPFSEFKTRPTVYRSLLQLRQTNQPLTVMLKASQPLRFSSSLAETLNQVKPMIDHSQPQTLIDQLTRNTVGVQFVTNLFLLFGAAAMVLAASGIYGVTQHAINQRTQEIGIRQALGATPARLLRMLMFSGLRQLFAGLALGLPLAIFAAPKINRVYGDGGGNFVLLFVGVALFIVVIVALATWIPSRRVIMMKPGDAIRYE, encoded by the coding sequence ATGAATTTTTGGTTTGATATTCGTTACGCCCTGCGTCTGTTGCTGAAAAGCCCGGGATTTAGCGTACTGACCATTACCGTGATGGCCTGTGGGCTTGGCCTGGCGCTGTATATGTATTCAGTGATTAACACCATTATGTATAAAACCCTGCCCTATCCGAAAGGTGAGGGGATGGTGATGGTGACGCCGAAAATGGACAGTGAGGCGTTGAATGATGCAGGAATAAATTTCCTCGATTATCAATATATTCGACAGAAAATGACCGGACTGACGGACGTCAGTTATTTTCATGCCGAATATGTTGATATGAAAGATAGTGAAAAATCGGCCCGTTATATCGCGGTGTACAATACGCCGGAGATGTTCAGTTATACCGGCGTATCTCCCTTCATGGGGCGGGCGTTTTCTTCGCAGGATATGCAGTCTGATGCAGAACATGTCGCGGTAATCAGCTATGTGTTATGGCAGAGCTATTTTAATGGCCGTAGCGATATTCTTAACCAAATTATTAAAATTAATGGCAACAGCACCCGTATTATCGGGGTGATGCCCAAGGGATTCGCTTTCCCGTTTTACCATGATCTTTGGTTACCTTCTCATCTGGAACCCGTGCAATTTTCTGCGAGGGAACAGGCACCTGAGGTTTTTGTCTTCGGCCGTTTGGCAAGAAACGTTAACGCAGAGGTAGCCAATGCTGAACTGGATGGATTGATGCAGGATATCGCGCGTCAATACCCTGTAATTAATAAAGGTATTTCAGCGAAAGTTCTTACTTTTCAGGAGAGTTTTACCGGGGAAGAAACAGCACAGACATTTTTTGTCATGCTGTCTGCGGTTGGATTTATCCTGCTGCTCGCCTGTTTTAATGTCGGTAATTTGTTGCTGGCGCGCTCAAATCAGCGGTCACGAGAAATTGCTATTCGCGTTGCGTTAGGCTCTCCGACATCCCGGCTGGTCATGCAGATGTTATGGGAAAGTCTCATTATAAGCTCCGTTGCCGGTGTCATCGGTGTCTTGCTGGCATCATGGGGGCTTGAGATAACTAACTATATTTTCCCTAAATTCGTGCCGAATAAAGTGCCTGTCTGGTGGCATTTGTCGCTGGATGGCAATGTGATTTTGGATGCCGTGATTCTTATTATCACGACATCACTTATCACCAGTGCGTTACCTGCATGGAAAATTGCCAATGGTAAATTTGCCTATGCCTTGCGTGATGGCGCTAACAGCGATCAGGGTCGCCGCGTGGGGCGTTTTAGCCGCACGCTGGTTATTGTTGAGGTGGCGCTGTCTTGTTCCATTCTTTGTATTAGTGTGCTGCTCTTGCTATTAGTCATGCGTGCTACGCGGGCAGATTATGGCGTACCGATAGACTCTTTTCTGGTGGCAAAGATAACGGTTGATAAAGACAGCTACCCTGATGACCAGAGCCGCCAGCGGTTATATCTGAATTTGATGAATCAGGTCAGCGCTATGCCGGGGGTTCAGGCGGCGGCGCTGACATCCAGCGCACCCGGGCAATTTACCTTGCCACATCAAATCGTGACCGAGGACAGAACGGTCTCCGGGCAGGAAGCTCAGGCTTATTCGCTGGTCAATGATGTGCGGGTGATGCCAGGGAGTCTGGCTGCGATAGGCGTCAAACTGGCAAGCGGGCGAGCGTTTTCCCACACAGATACCGATGATACGTTGCCTGTTGCGGTCGTTAGCGAGTCTTTTGCTAATAAATACTGGCCACATGAAAAAAATGTCATTGGTAAACGGCTACGCTTTCGTGATGGTGACGATTATCGCTGGTTTACCGTAGTCGGCGTGGTTTCTCACGTCATTCATGGTCGCCCTTTTAGTGAGTTTAAAACCCGACCAACGGTGTATCGTTCATTGCTGCAACTGCGTCAAACCAATCAACCGCTGACTGTTATGCTTAAAGCGTCACAGCCGTTACGGTTTTCATCATCGCTGGCGGAAACCTTAAACCAGGTTAAGCCGATGATAGACCACTCTCAGCCGCAAACCTTGATTGACCAGCTTACTCGCAACACGGTTGGCGTTCAGTTTGTCACCAATCTCTTTCTGCTCTTTGGTGCAGCAGCAATGGTGCTGGCTGCCAGTGGTATTTATGGCGTAACACAGCATGCCATTAATCAGCGTACTCAGGAGATAGGCATTCGTCAGGCATTGGGGGCGACGCCCGCTCGTTTGCTGCGCATGTTAATGTTTTCCGGGCTAAGGCAACTGTTCGCGGGTTTGGCGCTCGGGCTACCATTGGCGATTTTTGCTGCACCTAAAATTAACCGGGTGTATGGCGATGGCGGAGGCAATTTCGTCTTGCTGTTTGTCGGTGTCGCACTCTTCATCGTGGTTATCGTCGCGCTGGCCACCTGGATCCCTTCACGCCGTGTCATCATGATGAAGCCGGGTGATGCGATCCGTTACGAATAA
- a CDS encoding ABC transporter ATP-binding protein: protein MTVLVQLDNVHKIFLTDEIETHALSKINLSIHTGEYVSIAGPSGCGKSTLLSIMGLLDTPNEGQYRLNGTDVERISRREMARLRNREIGFIFQSFNLISDLTIAENVALPLTYRNDLSRAEQKERVIQALEKVNMSHRVRHYPSQLSGGQQQRVAVARAIVGRPSLLLADEPTGNLDSANAEAVMNILDELHQDGATICIVTHDPRSAMRAQRTIVLSDGQVVADGENGQLRQAV from the coding sequence ATGACGGTGCTGGTTCAACTTGATAATGTGCATAAAATTTTTCTTACCGATGAAATCGAAACGCATGCCCTTAGCAAGATAAACCTTTCTATTCACACGGGGGAGTATGTCTCTATCGCGGGGCCATCCGGGTGTGGGAAATCGACGCTGTTGTCGATAATGGGGTTGCTGGATACACCGAATGAGGGGCAGTATCGGCTCAACGGCACGGATGTTGAGCGTATCAGCCGTCGGGAAATGGCCCGGTTGCGTAACCGGGAAATCGGTTTCATTTTCCAGTCGTTTAACCTTATTAGTGACCTGACAATTGCTGAAAATGTTGCCTTGCCGCTCACCTACCGTAATGACTTGTCTCGTGCCGAGCAAAAAGAGCGGGTGATTCAGGCACTGGAGAAGGTCAATATGTCTCATCGGGTCAGGCACTATCCTTCGCAACTGTCTGGCGGCCAGCAACAGCGGGTCGCGGTGGCGCGTGCGATTGTCGGCAGGCCTTCTCTGCTGCTGGCGGATGAGCCGACCGGTAATCTGGATTCTGCCAACGCAGAGGCTGTGATGAATATTCTGGATGAATTACATCAGGATGGGGCGACCATCTGTATTGTGACGCATGATCCGCGTTCGGCAATGCGTGCCCAGCGAACCATTGTGCTATCTGACGGGCAAGTGGTGGCGGATGGCGAAAACGGACAGTTGCGGCAGGCGGTATAA
- a CDS encoding 4'-phosphopantetheinyl transferase family protein, whose translation MPKGASLISSCHWDELTARRWRDVHCIVISELQLSQPQMAQRARAALQRPEGAPLTLRELAHGLLLWLLAPLCQQPPQSLIISRDDYGKPFLPHYPDIRFNLSHTQGALAFAFAEGCPVGVDVERCQGQVERKRAIAQRFFHPDEWRWLATLDDSAFLPAFIQLWSHKEAYLKALGMGLRKPLASFSCLSDHQGELGVWEQGERVESVLASRWVHPWGIGESFDAVLPNPSVAGGNMPEPSVPVALTCCLLGQNRPSPARWHIVMVQDATGAS comes from the coding sequence ATGCCGAAGGGTGCGTCGTTAATATCTTCTTGCCACTGGGATGAGCTGACGGCACGCAGATGGCGCGATGTGCACTGCATCGTTATCTCTGAATTACAGCTTTCGCAGCCGCAGATGGCTCAGCGTGCGCGGGCCGCGTTACAACGGCCTGAAGGCGCACCGCTGACCTTGCGTGAACTGGCGCATGGGCTGTTGTTGTGGCTGCTGGCTCCCTTATGCCAACAGCCGCCCCAGTCGCTGATTATTTCCCGCGATGATTACGGAAAGCCATTTTTACCCCACTACCCGGATATTCGGTTTAACCTGTCGCATACCCAGGGGGCACTGGCGTTTGCTTTTGCTGAGGGCTGTCCGGTTGGGGTGGATGTTGAGCGTTGTCAGGGACAGGTTGAACGTAAGCGAGCCATTGCCCAACGCTTTTTTCACCCGGATGAGTGGCGCTGGCTGGCGACGCTGGATGACAGCGCATTTTTGCCTGCGTTTATTCAACTCTGGAGCCACAAAGAGGCCTATCTCAAAGCGTTGGGGATGGGGTTGCGTAAACCTCTCGCCTCGTTTAGCTGCCTGAGTGACCATCAGGGTGAGTTAGGTGTGTGGGAACAGGGAGAACGGGTTGAGAGTGTGCTGGCCAGTCGGTGGGTTCATCCCTGGGGGATAGGTGAGTCGTTTGATGCGGTGTTGCCTAACCCGTCAGTGGCGGGTGGAAACATGCCAGAGCCATCCGTGCCTGTGGCCCTGACGTGCTGCCTGCTCGGGCAGAACAGGCCGTCACCGGCACGATGGCACATCGTGATGGTACAGGACGCCACCGGTGCCAGTTAG